GCGGCTGCCGATCGTCGTGATGGGTCTGATAGGTCTTCTTACCTCGCGCATCCTGACGGCATACCAACTGGGCCACATCGATAGCGTCTGGGAACCCTTCTTTGTCGGCTCGTTGAGCGATCCGCGCAATGGTACCGAGGAGATCATCACGTCTAACATGTCAAAGGCGTGGCCGATTCCCGACGGCGGTCTCGGCACCATCAGCTACGTGCTCGAGATCCTGATGGCGGTGATGGGCACCCGCGACCGCTGGCGCACGATGCCGTGGATGGTGACCTTCTTCGGCATCCTGGTCATTCCACTCGGCGTGGTCAGCATCTATTTCATCATCAGCCAGCCCATCGTCATTGGCACCTGGAGCACGCTGGCGCTGATCGCCGCCCTCGCCATGCTGATCATGATCCCTTTCGCGCTCGACGAGGTCATCGCCATGGGTCAGTTCCTTGTGTGGGCGAAATGCCGCGGCAAGCCGCTGATTCGCACCTTCTTCCAGGGCGACGCGAGCGAGGCCGGCAGTGAGGACGCCTCCGACCTGATGTCGTCGCCTGCCGCATTTTGGGCCGATGCAAAGCGGGGGCTGACCCTGCCGTGGACGCTGGCGGTCAGTATCGCGCTCGGCGCATTCCTCATGCTCACGCGGGTGACACTGGGCAATGAGGGCGCCATGGCGAACAGCGACCATGTCATTGGTGCCCTGGTCATCACCGTCGCGATCATCGCCACCGCCGAAGTTGCCCGCGCCGTGCGCTTCATCAATGGCGCGCTCGGCGCCTGGCTGGTTGCTGCCCCTTTCCTGCTGACGGGGGCCGGCCACCTGGGAACGATCGTTTCGGTGATCATAGGGCTCGCCCTCGTCGGTCTCAGCCTTCCGCGCGGCAAGCGCAGCGCTGAACATTATGCGAGCTGGGACAAATATGTGATCTGAGGGTCGCTCTGCTCGACGTGGAATTGAACAGGAAAGGATAAGTTACGCCTGTCGGGAAGGCGGGACTCGAACTAGCCAACTTATGGCCGCGCGACCGGATCGTCGAGGAGCGAAATGTGGACCTACTGCAGGTGCAACAATGCTTTTCGTCTGCATCAATCGACGCGAGGGCGAGAGGTCCGCAAAGACCCTGGTTTGCCCATTCACAAACGCCGGTTCGTGATCGCCATGGTCATCCGTCGACCGTCTGCCATTTTTGAGGGGTAAGCGGTACTCGTGCGTAATATGAACAGTCGCCTTGATGAGTGAGTGCGGTGAAGGATGATATGAAACTGAAACTCGCATTATCGTTGATCCCCGCATCGGTGTCTGTCGCCAGTGCGGCGGCGACGCCTATCGTGGTTCACCGCGATCCGGGCTGTGGCTGCTGCGCGCAGTGGGCGGCGCAGGTGCGTAAGCAGTTCGGGCGCCAAGTAACCATCATCGACGATCGCCAGCGCTCCAGCTTCCAGCGGACCCAAGGCGTTCCTTCGGGCCTGTCATCCTGCCATACAGCGATTGTAGACGGCATGGCATTCGAGGGTCATGTCCCGATTACCGACATGAAGCGCGTCCTTGCCCAGAAGCCGCGCGGCGTGCGTGGACTTGCGGTTGCCGGGATGCCGATGGGCTCGCCGGGGATGGAAGTCCCGGGGCAACACGTGGACCCCTATAATGTCGTCGCCTTCGGTCCAGGTGGACAGCATGTCTTTGCGCGTCATGGCGGACGATGATGTCGTTGTTCTACGATAAGGACGGGTGTAAGAAGTAACGGCTGTGAAACGGGTACTGCATCTCTTCCTCCTGCTGGGAGCCTTGGTTGGCCTCATGGGCCAAGCGGCGGCCTATGCCTCTAACCCGGCCCCGGTTTCCGCGCCGATGGCGATTTCGGGAATGAGCGCAGATTGCATGAATGCGATGGCTCAGAAACAACAGCCCTCGGGCAAGCCCTGCAAGGGGCTGACGCTCGACTGCGTCGCATCAATGGGCTGTGTCGTTCCGATGGTTCTGCGCGACGCGCCGCGCGTCCCGGCATCGCCGGTGGCTCACGGAGCTATGGCATTCTGGACCACGACGTCGACCCTGCATGGCAGTGATCTGACCCCCGAGCCTGAACCACCGACTATCCTTGGCTGATCGACCACAGCCGTCAGGCTGACAGGATCGGTGCGCCTATCGCGCACTCAAACATCCTGTCCGATCTGCGGCTACCACGATGATTTGCCAAAGGATTACAGTCATGAAAAACCGTGTTTTCTACGCCCTGCTGGGCGTAGCCCTTGCCGCGCCTGCCGCCGCATTCGCCGGCCAGCCCGACCACAGCCAACAATCCGGTCATTATGAGTGGAAGTCGGTTCCCCAATATGGCCCGCGCGCCACGGGACCGGCTCAGCGGCGCGTCTGGGTGCCTGATACCGCGAAGATGGCCAACTGCGACTGCGACATGATGAAGATGAGCTCCGCGGATTGTATGAAGGAGATGCATGGCATGATGTCTCCGTCCGGCGCCTCGGCTGGCTAGCAGCAGGTTCTGGCCGCTTCAGGTCGCATAGACGGCTAGGCCAGCAGTGGCGGCGGGATACCCCTTCCTGCCGCCACTGACATGCCTGGTGTGCCACGCTTGCCTGAACCTCCGATCAGGAGATCTCCATGCGATTATTTTTGTGTATGCCGCTGTTAGCGGCAATCCCCGGCATTGCCTTCGCCGAGCCGCTCACCTTCGACGCGGCCCTCCAGCGCGCCCGGCAGGAAGCGCCGTCGCTCAAGGCGAAGGCGCTCGGTGCCAACGCCGCCCGTTCCGTGCGCGGCGCGGCCGGCGCCCTGCCTGATCCGACGCTTGCAGTTGGGATCGACAGTTTCCCGGTATCGGGACCGCTCGCGTTCGAGCCGCAGCGCGACAATTTCAGCATGGCGCGGGTCGGCGTGTCCCAGGACATTCCCAATCTCGCCAAGCGCCATGCGCAACAGGCGCGCGCCGACAGCGACATACTGGCGGCCGAGGCTGGTACCGCAGTCGAGGCGCGCACGGTCGAGGTTGGCACCGCGCTAGCCTGGATCAAC
The Sphingobium sp. Z007 genome window above contains:
- a CDS encoding DUF411 domain-containing protein translates to MKLKLALSLIPASVSVASAAATPIVVHRDPGCGCCAQWAAQVRKQFGRQVTIIDDRQRSSFQRTQGVPSGLSSCHTAIVDGMAFEGHVPITDMKRVLAQKPRGVRGLAVAGMPMGSPGMEVPGQHVDPYNVVAFGPGGQHVFARHGGR